Proteins from a single region of Nocardiopsis dassonvillei subsp. dassonvillei DSM 43111:
- a CDS encoding nitrate reductase subunit alpha, whose product MAAKSKKGGAGNALLALGNHLTRSEPLDGDRAQVRKGGRQGDSFYRDRWSHDRVVRSTHGVNCTGSCSWDVYVKDGIITWETQATDYPSVGPDRPEYEPRGCPRGAAFSWYTYSPTRVRYPYARGVLVRMYREARARLGDPVAAWEEITTDPDRRARYQRARGKGGLVRITWDEALEIAAAAHVLTIRRYGPDRVAGFSPIPAMSMVSHGVGARFVNLLGGSMLSFYDWYADLPVASPQVFGDQTDVPESGDWWDAAYLVLWGSNVPVTRTPDAHWMAEARYRGQKVVVVSPDYSDATKFADEWLAPHPGTDGALAMAMGHVILKERFVDRTTPRFDDYVRRYTDLPFLVALDSRDGRLVPGKFLTAADLGDTGENAEWKPVFWPEGEDAPVAPNGTVGHRWGEAGTGRWNLDLEGRVPALTLYAEGGEAAEVALNRFDTPGGTAGVLTRGVPVRRVGGRLVTTVFDLVLAHYGVHRHDLPGTWPTGYDDAAEPCTPAWQAELTGVPADRAARIAREFAATAEESGGRAMIILGAGTNQWFHGENAYRAFLSLLLLTGCQGVNGGGWAHYVGQEKCRTSAGWAAFASAADWTRPQRFMAGTSYWYLHTDQWRYDTYRADALASPLGPGRVRGQHTADLVAASARMGWMPSYPTFDRNPIDLGREARERGQDPAEYVADQLHSGDLRFAAEDPDAPANWPRVLTVWRSNLFGSSAKGNEYFLKHLLGTRSNLLAEPAGPADRPADVTWREEVPEGKLDLLLSIDFRMTSTTLLSDIVLPAATWYEKYDLSTTDMHPYVHSFNPAIDPPWETRTDFDAFHALAKAFSALAADHLDEVTDLVAVPHQHDTPGELAQPHGVPPDWKAEGVRPVPGRTMPAVVPVRRNYSEVAQKLAALGPLAESKGLPVKGVSFTPDREVEWLRQRNGAVRGGVADGRPSLDTDVKACEMILALSGTSNGRLAAQGFRLLAERTGTDMDELIHQAAERRVVFSDASRGPTAVGSSPEWSGKEAPDRRYSPFTINVEHDKPWHTLTGRQHFYLDHDWMHEFGEALPVYRPPLDISRLFGEPRLGPTGQREVVVRYLTPHSKWSIHSEYQDNLLLQTLSRGGPTIWMSPADAEAIGAADNDWVEAVNRNGVVVARLVVSHRMPAGTVYMYHVQERTIDVPKSETTGRRGGIHNSLTRLLVKPTHLIGGYAQLSYAFNYLGPTGNQRDEVTVVRKRTTEVRY is encoded by the coding sequence ATGGCGGCGAAAAGCAAAAAAGGCGGAGCGGGGAACGCCCTTCTGGCGCTGGGCAACCACCTCACCCGCTCCGAGCCGCTGGACGGCGACCGCGCCCAGGTCAGGAAGGGTGGCCGCCAGGGCGACTCCTTCTACCGCGACCGGTGGAGCCACGACCGCGTGGTCCGTTCCACGCACGGCGTGAACTGCACGGGCTCGTGTTCCTGGGACGTCTACGTCAAGGACGGAATCATCACCTGGGAAACGCAGGCCACCGACTATCCATCGGTCGGCCCGGACCGCCCCGAATACGAACCGCGCGGATGTCCGCGCGGCGCCGCCTTCTCCTGGTACACCTATTCGCCCACCCGTGTCCGCTATCCCTACGCGCGCGGCGTTCTCGTGCGGATGTACCGCGAGGCGCGCGCCCGTCTGGGCGACCCGGTGGCGGCCTGGGAGGAGATCACCACCGACCCCGACCGGCGGGCCCGCTACCAGCGGGCCCGGGGCAAGGGCGGGCTGGTCCGGATCACCTGGGACGAGGCCCTGGAGATCGCCGCCGCCGCGCACGTGCTCACCATCCGCAGGTACGGACCGGACCGCGTCGCCGGGTTCTCGCCGATCCCCGCGATGTCGATGGTCTCCCACGGCGTGGGCGCGCGCTTCGTGAACCTGCTCGGCGGCTCCATGCTGTCCTTCTACGACTGGTACGCCGATCTGCCCGTGGCCTCGCCGCAGGTGTTCGGCGACCAGACCGACGTCCCCGAGTCCGGTGACTGGTGGGACGCCGCCTACCTGGTGCTGTGGGGCTCCAACGTCCCCGTCACCCGCACCCCCGACGCCCACTGGATGGCCGAGGCCCGCTACCGGGGCCAGAAGGTGGTGGTCGTCTCCCCGGACTACAGCGACGCCACCAAGTTCGCCGACGAGTGGCTGGCGCCCCACCCGGGCACGGACGGGGCCCTGGCGATGGCCATGGGGCACGTGATCCTCAAGGAGCGGTTCGTCGACCGCACCACGCCGCGCTTCGACGACTACGTGCGCCGCTACACCGACCTGCCGTTCCTGGTGGCCCTGGACAGCCGCGACGGCCGCCTCGTCCCCGGCAAGTTCCTCACCGCAGCCGACCTGGGGGACACGGGGGAGAACGCCGAGTGGAAGCCGGTGTTCTGGCCGGAGGGCGAGGACGCCCCCGTCGCGCCCAACGGCACCGTCGGCCACCGCTGGGGCGAGGCCGGGACCGGACGGTGGAACCTGGACCTGGAGGGCCGCGTCCCCGCCCTCACCCTCTACGCGGAGGGCGGGGAGGCCGCCGAGGTCGCCCTGAACCGCTTCGACACCCCCGGCGGCACGGCCGGGGTACTCACCCGCGGCGTCCCGGTCCGCAGGGTCGGCGGACGCCTCGTCACCACCGTCTTCGACCTGGTCCTGGCCCACTACGGGGTGCACCGGCACGACCTGCCCGGCACCTGGCCCACTGGATACGACGACGCCGCCGAGCCCTGCACGCCCGCCTGGCAGGCCGAACTCACCGGGGTACCCGCCGACCGGGCGGCCCGCATCGCCCGCGAGTTCGCCGCCACCGCCGAGGAGTCCGGCGGCCGGGCCATGATCATCCTCGGCGCGGGCACCAACCAGTGGTTCCACGGCGAGAACGCCTACCGCGCCTTCCTGTCCCTGCTGCTGCTCACCGGCTGCCAGGGCGTCAACGGCGGCGGCTGGGCCCACTACGTCGGCCAGGAGAAGTGCCGCACCTCCGCGGGGTGGGCCGCGTTCGCCTCCGCCGCGGACTGGACCCGGCCGCAGCGCTTCATGGCCGGAACCTCCTACTGGTACCTGCACACCGACCAGTGGCGCTACGACACCTACCGCGCCGACGCCCTCGCCTCGCCGCTCGGCCCGGGGCGGGTGCGCGGCCAGCACACCGCCGACCTGGTCGCCGCATCGGCCCGCATGGGGTGGATGCCCTCCTACCCGACCTTCGACCGCAACCCGATCGACCTGGGACGCGAGGCGCGCGAGCGCGGGCAGGACCCCGCGGAGTACGTCGCCGACCAGCTCCACAGCGGTGACCTGCGCTTCGCCGCCGAGGACCCCGACGCCCCCGCCAACTGGCCCCGGGTCCTCACCGTGTGGCGGTCCAACCTGTTCGGCTCCTCGGCCAAGGGCAACGAGTACTTCCTCAAGCACCTGCTCGGCACCCGCTCCAACCTGCTGGCCGAACCCGCCGGGCCCGCGGACCGGCCCGCCGACGTCACCTGGCGCGAGGAGGTCCCCGAGGGCAAGCTCGACCTGCTGCTGTCCATCGACTTCCGGATGACCAGCACGACCCTGCTGTCCGACATCGTGCTGCCCGCCGCGACCTGGTACGAGAAGTACGACCTGTCCACCACGGACATGCACCCCTACGTGCACTCGTTCAACCCGGCCATCGACCCGCCCTGGGAGACCCGCACCGACTTCGACGCCTTCCACGCCCTGGCGAAGGCGTTCAGCGCGCTGGCCGCCGACCACCTGGACGAGGTCACCGACCTGGTGGCCGTACCCCACCAGCACGACACCCCCGGCGAGCTGGCCCAGCCGCACGGCGTCCCGCCGGACTGGAAGGCGGAGGGCGTGCGGCCCGTCCCCGGCCGGACCATGCCCGCCGTCGTGCCCGTGCGCCGCAACTACTCCGAGGTCGCGCAGAAGCTGGCCGCCCTGGGACCTCTGGCCGAGTCCAAGGGGCTGCCGGTCAAGGGCGTGTCCTTCACCCCGGACCGGGAGGTGGAGTGGCTGCGCCAGCGCAACGGCGCCGTCCGGGGCGGGGTCGCCGACGGACGCCCCTCCCTGGACACCGACGTCAAGGCCTGCGAGATGATCCTGGCGCTGTCCGGCACCAGCAACGGCCGCCTGGCCGCGCAGGGCTTCCGCCTCCTGGCCGAGCGCACCGGCACCGACATGGACGAGCTGATCCACCAGGCCGCCGAGCGCCGGGTGGTCTTCTCCGACGCGAGCCGGGGTCCCACGGCGGTGGGTTCCAGCCCGGAGTGGTCGGGCAAGGAGGCCCCCGACCGCCGGTACTCGCCGTTCACCATCAACGTCGAGCACGACAAGCCCTGGCACACCCTCACCGGCCGCCAGCACTTCTACCTCGACCACGACTGGATGCACGAGTTCGGCGAGGCCCTGCCCGTCTACCGGCCGCCGCTCGACATCAGCCGCCTGTTCGGCGAGCCCCGCCTCGGCCCGACCGGCCAGCGCGAGGTGGTCGTGCGCTACCTGACCCCGCACTCCAAGTGGTCGATCCACTCCGAGTACCAGGACAACCTGCTGCTCCAGACCCTCTCCCGCGGCGGCCCCACGATCTGGATGAGCCCCGCCGACGCCGAGGCGATCGGCGCCGCCGACAACGACTGGGTGGAGGCGGTCAACCGCAACGGCGTGGTGGTGGCGCGGCTGGTGGTCTCGCACCGGATGCCCGCCGGAACCGTGTACATGTACCACGTCCAGGAGCGCACCATCGACGTGCCCAAGTCCGAGACCACCGGCAGGCGCGGCGGCATCCACAACTCGCTCACGCGCCTGCTGGTCAAGCCCACCCACCTCATCGGCGGCTACGCGCAGCTCTCCTACGCCTTCAACTACCTCGGCCCGACCGGCAACCAGCGCGACGAGGTCACCGTCGTGCGCAAGCGGACCACGGAGGTGCGTTACTGA
- a CDS encoding MFS transporter, translated as MRTESGKRVSRRGTAGGNLALATAAFTLTFWAWNLIGPLSRTYTENLGLTPTQTSILVAFPVLVGALGRIPVGALTDRYGGRLMFTALCFASIVPTFLVGVSGDSYGMLLLWGFVLGVAGTSFAVGIPFVNAWYPANRRGFATGVFGAGMGGTALSSFLTPRLVGAVGLFTTHLLLCAALAVMGVVMWLMCRDSPDWRPRTEPALPRMGEAVRLRATWQASLLYAVAFGGFVAFSTYLPTLLTLAYDYAQTAAGLRTAGFAVAAVAARPVGGVLSDRIGPVRVCLISFLGTCVFAVVLALHPPAEFPAGAAFVLIALSLGLGTGAMFALVAKLVEPSRVGTVTGLVGAAGGLGGYFPPLLMGAVYQATGAYTLGFVLLAAVALAVALYTWRAFAHVRG; from the coding sequence ATGCGTACGGAATCGGGAAAAAGGGTGTCGCGCCGCGGCACGGCCGGCGGCAACCTCGCGTTGGCCACGGCGGCGTTCACGCTCACCTTCTGGGCGTGGAACCTCATCGGCCCCCTGTCGCGCACCTACACCGAGAACCTGGGGCTGACACCCACGCAGACCTCGATCCTGGTGGCCTTCCCGGTGCTGGTGGGGGCGTTGGGGCGCATCCCCGTGGGCGCGCTGACCGACCGCTACGGCGGGCGGCTGATGTTCACGGCCCTGTGCTTCGCGAGCATCGTGCCGACGTTCCTGGTGGGGGTCTCGGGCGACTCCTACGGGATGCTGCTGCTGTGGGGATTCGTCCTCGGCGTCGCCGGGACGTCGTTCGCGGTCGGCATCCCGTTCGTGAACGCGTGGTACCCGGCGAACCGGCGCGGGTTCGCGACGGGCGTGTTCGGCGCGGGGATGGGCGGCACCGCCCTGTCGTCCTTCCTCACCCCCCGGCTGGTGGGCGCGGTGGGGCTGTTCACCACCCACCTGCTGCTGTGCGCGGCGCTGGCGGTCATGGGCGTGGTGATGTGGCTGATGTGCCGGGACTCGCCGGACTGGCGGCCGCGCACGGAGCCCGCGCTGCCGCGCATGGGGGAGGCCGTGCGGCTGCGGGCGACCTGGCAGGCGTCGCTGCTGTACGCGGTCGCCTTCGGCGGTTTCGTGGCCTTCTCGACCTACCTGCCGACGCTGCTGACGCTGGCCTACGACTACGCGCAGACCGCCGCGGGTCTGCGCACCGCCGGGTTCGCGGTGGCGGCCGTGGCGGCCCGGCCGGTCGGCGGCGTCCTGTCGGACCGGATCGGCCCGGTGCGGGTGTGCCTGATCTCGTTCCTCGGCACCTGCGTGTTCGCGGTCGTGCTGGCCCTGCACCCGCCCGCGGAGTTCCCGGCCGGTGCCGCGTTCGTGCTGATCGCGCTGTCGCTGGGTTTGGGCACCGGTGCCATGTTCGCGCTGGTGGCCAAGCTGGTGGAGCCGTCGAGGGTGGGCACGGTCACGGGCCTGGTCGGTGCGGCCGGCGGGCTGGGCGGCTACTTCCCGCCGCTGCTCATGGGGGCGGTGTACCAGGCGACCGGGGCCTACACGCTGGGCTTCGTACTGTTGGCGGCGGTCGCCCTGGCGGTGGCCCTGTACACCTGGCGGGCCTTCGCCCACGTGCGGGGATGA
- a CDS encoding Pycsar system effector family protein — protein sequence MIWRLFKKDEPEQEVAPTADPEQAWKTLALVNEWLRHAETKLGFVLAATGVSGGVLFNLVKDQQNTSLVFNIFATICCLSAVAAGTFAIVGLYPKTSIDKSNPGSNPLFFGDIARIYEKNGAGYVVRLQSTIKDSVEIVDLIGHQIHANSVIARRKYRWADRALKVLFADVTLLGIVAFLIAMNW from the coding sequence GTGATATGGCGACTCTTCAAAAAAGACGAACCGGAACAGGAAGTAGCGCCTACCGCTGATCCCGAACAGGCATGGAAGACTCTCGCCTTAGTGAACGAATGGCTGAGGCATGCCGAAACCAAGCTGGGATTCGTTCTTGCAGCAACAGGAGTTAGTGGAGGAGTCCTCTTTAATCTTGTCAAGGATCAACAGAATACAAGCCTCGTTTTCAACATATTCGCCACCATTTGCTGCCTTTCCGCAGTAGCAGCTGGCACGTTCGCTATTGTTGGGTTATACCCGAAGACAAGCATCGACAAGAGCAACCCGGGAAGCAATCCCCTCTTCTTCGGCGACATCGCTCGCATATATGAAAAGAACGGGGCAGGATACGTTGTTCGACTTCAGTCAACCATCAAAGATTCGGTCGAGATCGTAGATCTCATTGGCCACCAAATCCATGCAAACTCCGTTATCGCTCGGAGAAAATACCGATGGGCCGACCGAGCCTTGAAGGTTCTATTTGCAGACGTGACATTACTCGGGATTGTCGCTTTTCTTATCGCCATGAATTGGTAA
- a CDS encoding RNA-binding S4 domain-containing protein, with protein MNEFSAPLPSGPESTRVDRWLWAVRLTKTRSDAAQACRGGHVRVNDRPAKPATTVKAGDEVRVRLHGTTRTVDVGHVIEKRVSAPIAARCYTDRTPTPPPQATTPVIRRDRGAGRPTKRDRRMLDRLRSDFPPGPPAP; from the coding sequence GTGAACGAGTTCTCGGCACCCCTGCCGTCGGGCCCGGAGAGCACCCGGGTCGACCGCTGGCTGTGGGCGGTACGCCTCACGAAGACGCGCTCGGACGCGGCCCAGGCCTGCCGGGGCGGGCACGTGCGGGTCAACGACCGCCCGGCCAAACCCGCCACCACGGTCAAGGCCGGCGACGAGGTGCGCGTCCGGCTGCACGGGACCACGCGCACGGTCGATGTGGGCCATGTCATCGAGAAGCGCGTGAGCGCGCCGATCGCCGCGCGCTGCTACACCGACAGGACGCCGACGCCTCCGCCGCAGGCGACCACGCCCGTCATCAGGCGCGACCGGGGAGCCGGACGGCCGACCAAGCGCGACCGCCGCATGCTGGACAGGCTGCGCAGCGACTTCCCGCCGGGTCCGCCCGCTCCGTAG
- the narH gene encoding nitrate reductase subunit beta, producing MAQAHGGGTGGSGGERPVGRVMAQVAMVMNLDKCIGCHTCSVTCKQAWTNRSGVEYVWFNNVETRPGQGYPRTYQDQERWKGGWVLDARGRLKPRAGGRLKRLATIFANPVMPSLQDYYEPWTYDYETLTNAPLGDDFPVAEPRSALTGEPMKVSWSANWDDDLGGGPELTRRDPIVRRLGDKVRFSFEETFMFYLPRICEHCLNPSCVAACPSGALYKRVEDGIVLVDQDRCRGWRMCVTGCPYKKVYFNHKTGKAEKCTFCYPRVEVGMPTVCSETCVGRLRYLGVVLYDADRVREAASVADERDLYRAQLDVFLDPTDPAVRAAARRDGIPDRWVESAARSPVYALAKRFRVALPLHPEYRTMPMVWYIPPLSPVVDALSSTGHDGEDADNLFAAIDTLRIPVEYLAELFTAGDTGPVDLVLRRLAAMRSHMRRINLGRERDDSIAASVGMTGTEIEDMYRLLALAKYDERYVIPTAYGVDEADRGVIDEIGCSLDFEGGPGMGGMGGGVPFGEASGQPQAATVENFHALRTRQTSDSQADTSGRVNLLNWDGNGRPAGLFPPRRGGDDEGGGGGETAPPRRGRG from the coding sequence ATGGCACAGGCCCACGGCGGCGGGACCGGCGGCTCCGGAGGGGAGCGGCCGGTCGGCAGGGTCATGGCGCAGGTCGCCATGGTGATGAACCTGGACAAGTGCATCGGCTGCCACACGTGCTCGGTCACCTGCAAGCAGGCCTGGACCAACCGCAGCGGCGTCGAGTACGTGTGGTTCAACAACGTCGAGACTCGGCCCGGGCAGGGCTACCCGCGCACCTACCAGGACCAGGAGCGCTGGAAGGGCGGCTGGGTCCTCGACGCCAGGGGGCGGCTCAAGCCCCGCGCGGGCGGGCGGCTCAAACGGCTGGCCACCATCTTCGCCAACCCGGTGATGCCCTCCCTCCAGGACTACTACGAGCCCTGGACCTACGACTACGAGACGCTGACCAACGCGCCCCTGGGCGACGACTTCCCGGTGGCCGAGCCCCGGTCGGCGCTCACCGGCGAGCCCATGAAGGTCAGCTGGAGCGCCAACTGGGACGACGACCTCGGCGGCGGACCGGAGCTGACCCGGCGGGACCCGATCGTGCGCAGGCTCGGCGACAAGGTGCGGTTCTCCTTCGAGGAGACCTTCATGTTCTACCTGCCGCGCATCTGCGAGCACTGCCTCAACCCGTCGTGCGTGGCCGCCTGCCCCAGCGGCGCCCTGTACAAGCGGGTCGAGGACGGCATCGTCCTGGTCGACCAGGACCGCTGCCGGGGCTGGCGCATGTGCGTCACCGGCTGCCCGTACAAGAAGGTCTACTTCAACCACAAGACGGGCAAGGCCGAGAAGTGCACGTTCTGCTACCCGCGGGTGGAGGTGGGCATGCCCACCGTCTGCTCCGAGACGTGTGTGGGGCGGCTGCGCTACCTGGGCGTGGTCCTCTACGACGCCGACCGGGTCCGCGAGGCGGCGTCGGTGGCGGACGAGAGGGACCTGTACCGCGCCCAGCTCGACGTGTTCCTCGATCCCACCGACCCGGCCGTGCGCGCCGCGGCCCGACGCGACGGCATCCCCGACCGCTGGGTGGAGTCGGCCGCCCGCTCCCCGGTCTACGCGCTGGCCAAGCGCTTCCGGGTGGCGCTGCCGCTGCACCCGGAGTACCGCACGATGCCGATGGTCTGGTACATCCCGCCGCTGTCGCCGGTGGTGGACGCGCTCTCCTCCACCGGGCACGACGGCGAGGACGCCGACAACCTCTTCGCCGCCATCGACACCCTGCGCATCCCCGTGGAGTACCTGGCCGAGCTGTTCACCGCGGGCGACACCGGCCCCGTGGACCTGGTCCTGCGGCGGCTCGCGGCCATGCGCTCCCACATGCGCCGGATCAACCTGGGCCGGGAGCGCGACGACTCCATCGCCGCCTCCGTCGGGATGACCGGCACCGAGATCGAGGACATGTACCGGCTCCTGGCCCTGGCCAAGTACGACGAGCGCTACGTCATCCCCACCGCCTACGGGGTGGACGAGGCCGACCGCGGGGTCATCGACGAGATCGGGTGCAGCCTCGACTTCGAGGGCGGGCCGGGCATGGGCGGCATGGGCGGGGGCGTGCCCTTCGGCGAGGCCTCCGGGCAGCCCCAGGCGGCGACCGTGGAGAACTTCCACGCCCTGCGCACCCGCCAGACCAGCGACTCCCAGGCGGACACGAGCGGCCGGGTCAACCTCCTCAACTGGGACGGCAACGGCCGACCCGCAGGGCTCTTCCCACCCCGACGGGGTGGTGACGACGAAGGCGGCGGTGGCGGCGAGACCGCGCCGCCGAGGAGGGGGAGAGGATGA
- a CDS encoding alpha/beta fold hydrolase, with the protein MSGPVSHVTAADGTRIWYDVLGQGDPLLLLNGQSLDHEMWDGVHADLARRHRVVRMDFRGTGGSDAPLDEPYTFGLFVDDALTVLDALDIPRTHVYGFSMGGKVAQTFAATRPGRLGALVLGSTAPGGSNEVERPRSATLALRRASTAEGRDLIAELFYGPEWAAAHPDTVTRVLPRGPLRAQRLHFGASSGYDGWDLLPSIQAPTLVVHGEDDVLTPVGNAALLAERVPDARLLVLPGMRHGYLHEDAAKATREVLDFLAEHPLPARD; encoded by the coding sequence GTGTCCGGACCCGTGAGCCACGTGACCGCAGCTGACGGAACCCGGATCTGGTACGACGTCCTCGGGCAGGGCGACCCGCTCCTGCTCCTCAACGGGCAGTCCCTCGACCACGAGATGTGGGACGGGGTGCACGCCGACCTGGCCCGGCGCCACAGGGTCGTGCGGATGGACTTCCGGGGGACCGGCGGCAGCGACGCGCCCCTGGACGAGCCCTACACCTTCGGCCTGTTCGTGGACGACGCCCTCACCGTCCTGGACGCCCTGGACATCCCCCGCACGCACGTCTACGGGTTCTCCATGGGCGGGAAGGTCGCCCAGACCTTCGCGGCCACCCGGCCCGGACGCCTCGGCGCGCTCGTGCTGGGCTCCACGGCGCCGGGCGGGAGCAACGAGGTGGAACGCCCGAGGTCGGCCACCCTCGCGCTGCGCCGGGCCAGTACGGCCGAGGGGCGCGACCTGATCGCCGAACTCTTCTACGGCCCCGAGTGGGCCGCCGCCCACCCCGACACGGTCACCCGCGTCCTGCCTCGCGGACCGCTGCGCGCCCAGCGCCTGCACTTCGGCGCCAGCTCGGGCTACGACGGCTGGGACCTGCTGCCCTCCATCCAGGCGCCGACGCTGGTCGTGCACGGTGAGGACGACGTCCTCACCCCGGTCGGCAACGCCGCCCTGCTGGCGGAGCGCGTCCCCGACGCCCGGCTGCTGGTCCTGCCCGGCATGCGCCACGGCTACCTGCACGAGGACGCGGCCAAGGCCACGCGCGAGGTGCTGGACTTCCTGGCGGAGCACCCGCTTCCCGCGCGGGACTGA
- a CDS encoding rRNA methyltransferase, protein MGYRYAVERTDHSALAGGHVLRSAPGFPGFPVRLASELFQRAMVHTGGEPVRLWDPCCGSGYLATVLGLLHRDLLTGVRATDVDADAVALAARNLRLLTAEGLAEREEELRRSARDFGRVAFVERAEAARDLAAGLAAQGGDLPHEAAVADVFSLEEGVEADLVVTDVPYGEMTRWEGNVPGGAGEPMRGLLASLGRVLPEHAVVVVTARTRRVSLPEGVRALERVKVGNRAAVLVRARDIAP, encoded by the coding sequence TTGGGTTACCGGTACGCCGTCGAGCGGACCGACCATTCGGCCCTGGCGGGCGGACACGTGCTGCGGTCCGCGCCGGGCTTTCCGGGTTTTCCGGTGCGGCTGGCCAGTGAGCTGTTCCAGCGCGCGATGGTGCACACCGGAGGGGAGCCCGTCCGCCTGTGGGACCCGTGCTGCGGCAGCGGGTACCTGGCGACGGTGCTGGGCCTGCTCCACCGCGACCTGCTCACCGGTGTCCGGGCCACCGACGTGGACGCCGACGCGGTCGCCCTGGCCGCGCGCAACCTCCGGCTGCTGACCGCCGAGGGGCTCGCCGAACGCGAGGAGGAGCTGCGCCGCTCCGCCCGGGACTTCGGCCGCGTGGCCTTCGTGGAGCGCGCCGAGGCCGCCCGCGATCTGGCGGCGGGGCTGGCCGCGCAGGGCGGCGACCTGCCCCACGAGGCGGCCGTGGCCGACGTGTTCTCCCTGGAGGAGGGCGTGGAAGCCGACCTGGTGGTGACGGACGTGCCCTACGGCGAGATGACGCGGTGGGAGGGGAACGTTCCCGGCGGCGCCGGTGAGCCGATGCGGGGGCTGCTGGCCTCCCTGGGCCGGGTGCTGCCCGAGCACGCCGTCGTGGTGGTGACCGCCCGCACCCGGCGGGTCTCCCTGCCCGAGGGCGTGCGCGCGTTGGAGCGGGTGAAGGTGGGCAACCGGGCCGCGGTGCTGGTGCGCGCCCGCGACATCGCGCCCTGA
- a CDS encoding adenylate/guanylate cyclase domain-containing protein → MTEVDVDELLDALDDNVKNQIASMPAVVDKGDSLDVEKLPIEARQWYKLTDVVAVVADLKNSTKLGTGKRAASTASIYDASTGSVVKVFNKFDADFLAIQGDGAFALYWGDKRYERAMCSAITIKTFSDSMVSRLKDKWNSLPETGFKVGVASSRLLVKRIGTPRNHAQQEPVWAGKAVNYAAKAAQGANCGEIVVTGSVWDSVEKNDFLAISCPCHGGPGLNIWSDIEIDRLPDGDPEAKGRMLTAGWCVTHGEEYCTAILEGRKKREDAKDLREALQKSKMRNAVRLKAQRDRQFLRDRRRGLTS, encoded by the coding sequence ATGACCGAGGTAGACGTTGACGAGCTACTTGACGCGCTCGACGATAACGTCAAGAACCAGATTGCATCCATGCCCGCTGTTGTGGACAAGGGCGACAGCCTGGATGTAGAGAAGCTACCGATCGAGGCTCGCCAGTGGTATAAACTGACCGATGTCGTGGCTGTGGTAGCTGACCTTAAGAACTCAACAAAGCTAGGGACAGGCAAGCGCGCCGCCTCTACGGCCAGTATTTACGATGCAAGCACCGGCAGCGTCGTCAAAGTCTTCAACAAATTCGATGCCGACTTTCTTGCCATTCAAGGCGACGGAGCTTTCGCTCTCTACTGGGGAGACAAAAGGTACGAGCGCGCTATGTGCTCAGCCATCACCATCAAGACATTTAGCGACAGCATGGTAAGTCGCCTCAAGGATAAATGGAACAGTCTCCCTGAGACGGGGTTCAAGGTCGGAGTTGCGAGTAGCCGCCTGTTGGTGAAGCGAATTGGAACACCCCGAAACCACGCCCAGCAAGAGCCGGTCTGGGCGGGAAAGGCAGTTAACTATGCAGCCAAGGCCGCCCAGGGCGCCAACTGTGGTGAAATAGTCGTCACCGGCAGCGTGTGGGATTCTGTCGAGAAGAACGACTTTTTGGCTATCAGTTGCCCCTGCCACGGTGGACCGGGGCTGAACATCTGGTCTGACATTGAGATCGATCGCCTTCCTGACGGAGACCCCGAGGCCAAAGGACGCATGCTAACCGCGGGCTGGTGCGTGACCCACGGCGAAGAGTACTGCACTGCCATCCTAGAAGGCCGCAAAAAGCGAGAGGATGCCAAGGATCTACGCGAAGCCCTCCAGAAGAGCAAGATGCGGAATGCAGTTCGACTCAAGGCCCAGCGTGACCGTCAGTTCCTTCGTGATCGGCGCAGGGGGTTGACATCGTGA